A genome region from Cucumis sativus cultivar 9930 chromosome 4, Cucumber_9930_V3, whole genome shotgun sequence includes the following:
- the LOC101206535 gene encoding transcription factor JUNGBRUNNEN 1 — protein MEVTSKLMAIVVDQEDDDQVILPGFRFHPTDEELVWFYLRRKVEKKPIAIEIIKQIDIYKYDPWDLPKVSNVGDKEWYFFCKRGRKYRNSIRPNRVTGSGFWKATGIDKPIFSTLKLSSNDHNANANIIGLKKSLVYYRGSAGKGTKTDWMMHEFRLPFNNNNIIPHQHDHNNAEVWTLCRILKRIPSFKKYIPTLHNNNNDNQTYPKPQNPNNSNIIFTSKPKTNFQSQPYSTGHHHLIHLETKPKPFEQLTNPNLTLPSCASSFESSPICLSSFWNGVEGEGGGDDDNFATNGGWDELRPVVQFAVDPSFQLYECI, from the exons ATGGAGGTTACTAGTAAGTTGATGGCTATTGTTGTAGAtcaagaagatgatgatcaaGTAATCCTTCCAGGGTTTCGATTTCACCCGACTGACGAAGAGCTTGTCTGGTTTTATCTCCGACGAAAGGTGGAGAAGAAACCAATTGCCATCGAAATCATCAAACAGATtgatatttacaaatatgatcCATGGGACCTCCCAA AAGTGAGCAATGTGGGAGATAAAGAATGGTATTTTTTCTGCAAAAGAGGGAGGAAGTACAGAAACAGCATAAGACCAAACAGGGTGACAGGCTCAGGGTTTTGGAAAGCAACAGGAATTGATAAACCAATTTTTTCCACACTCAAATTATCATCAAATGATCATAATGCTAATGCTAATATTATTGGGCTAAAGAAATCTTTGGTTTACTATAGAGGAAGTGCTGGTAAAGGCACCAAAACTGATTGGATGATGCATGAGTTTAGGCTTCctttcaacaacaacaatatcaTTCCTCATCAACATGATCATAATAATGCT GAAGTTTGGACCTTATGCAGAATCTTAAAAAGAATCCCATCCTTCAAGAAGTATATTCCAACACTacataataacaataatgataatCAAACATATCCCAAACCTCAAAACCCTAATAAttccaatattattttcacTTCTAAACCTAAAACCAACTTTCAATCTCAACCTTATTCAACTGGCCATCATCATCTCATACACCTTGAAACTAAGCCAAAGCCTTTTGAACAATTAACCAACCCTAACTTAACCCTACCCAGCTGTGCTTCTTCCTTTGAATCCTCTCCTATATGCCTCTCAAGCTTTTGGAATGGTGTCGAGGGGGAAGGCGGAGGAGATGATGATAACTTCGCAACCAATGGAGGTTGGGATGAGCTTCGACCTGTCGTTCAGTTTGCCGTTGATCCTTCTTTTCAACTATATGAATGTATATAA